One window of Equus asinus isolate D_3611 breed Donkey chromosome 7, EquAss-T2T_v2, whole genome shotgun sequence genomic DNA carries:
- the LOC106822874 gene encoding large ribosomal subunit protein eL21-like, with protein sequence MANTKGKRRGTRYMFSRPFRKHGVVPLATYMQIYKKGNIVDIKRMGTVQKGMPHKCYHGKTRRVYNVTQHAVGIVVNKQVKGKILAKRINVRIEHITHSKSQDSFLKRVKENDQKKKEAKEKGTWVQLKCQPAPPREAHFVRTNGKEPELLEPIPYEFTA encoded by the coding sequence ATGGCCAAcacaaagggaaagaggagaggcacCCGctatatgttctctaggccgttTAGAAAACATGGAGTTGTTCCTTTGGCCACATACATGCAAATCTACAAGAAAGGTAATATTGTAGACATCAAGAGAATGGGCACTGTTCAAAAAGGAATGCCCCACAAATGTTACCATGGCAAAACTCGAAGAGTCTACAATGTTACCCAGCATGCTGTTGGCATTGTTGTAAACAAACAAGTAAAGGGTAAGATTCTTGCCAAAAGAATTAATGTACGTATTGAGCATATTACGCACTCTAAGAGCCAGGATAGCTTCCTGAAACGTGTGAAGGAAAATgatcagaaaaagaaggaagccaaAGAGAAGGGTACTTGGGTTCAACTGAAGTGCCAGCCTGCTCCGCCCAGAGAAGCACACTTTGTGAGAACCAATGGAAAGGAGCCTGAGCTGCTGGAACCCATTCCGTATGAATTCACGGCATGa